One part of the Gammaproteobacteria bacterium genome encodes these proteins:
- a CDS encoding ATP-binding cassette domain-containing protein: MDADNLIRVEHLSRRYGPLRAVDDISFEVRRGEVLGFLGPNGAGKSTTMQIISGNLAPSAGRVLITGKDILDEPEAAKAALGYLPEQPPLYRELTVDEYLGYCARLNRIPREQRRGAVERAKERCGLTEVGRRLIGNLSKGYQQRTGIAQAIIHAPAVVILDEPTVGLDPIQIREIRALIRELGGEHSVILSTHILPEVQAVCDRVQIIHRGRLVFSDSIDSLARQQPVSSLRAGFRNPPPAAELARLPGVLAVEELGAGQARLRFDPGHDITDALLARALEAGWRPYELTPERKTLEQIFVDITSRDAGAPHPTEPQAQGEAA, from the coding sequence ATGGATGCGGACAATCTGATCAGGGTCGAGCACCTCTCGCGCCGGTACGGTCCCTTGCGCGCGGTCGACGATATCAGTTTCGAGGTCAGGCGCGGCGAGGTGCTCGGTTTCCTCGGGCCGAACGGCGCCGGAAAATCGACCACCATGCAGATCATCAGCGGCAACCTGGCGCCGAGCGCGGGGCGCGTGCTGATCACCGGCAAGGATATCCTCGACGAGCCCGAGGCCGCCAAGGCGGCGCTGGGATACCTGCCCGAGCAGCCTCCGCTCTATCGCGAGCTGACGGTCGATGAATACCTGGGGTATTGCGCGCGCCTGAACCGCATCCCGCGCGAGCAGCGGCGGGGCGCGGTGGAGCGCGCGAAGGAGCGCTGCGGCCTGACCGAGGTCGGCCGACGCCTGATCGGCAATCTCTCCAAGGGGTATCAGCAGCGCACCGGGATCGCCCAGGCCATCATCCACGCGCCGGCGGTGGTGATCCTGGACGAGCCGACCGTGGGACTGGACCCGATTCAGATCCGCGAAATCCGCGCCCTGATCCGCGAGCTGGGCGGCGAACACAGCGTCATTCTGTCCACCCACATCCTCCCCGAGGTACAGGCGGTGTGCGACCGGGTGCAGATCATCCACCGCGGTCGTCTCGTCTTCAGCGACAGCATCGACAGTCTCGCGCGGCAACAGCCGGTGTCGAGCCTGCGCGCGGGCTTCCGCAATCCGCCCCCGGCGGCGGAACTGGCGCGCCTGCCCGGGGTACTGGCAGTGGAGGAACTGGGGGCGGGACAGGCGCGCCTGCGTTTCGACCCCGGGCACGACATCACCGACGCGCTGCTTGCGCGCGCGCTGGAGGCGGGCTGGCGGCCGTACGAGCTGACCCCGGAGCGCAAGACGCTGGAGCAGATCTTCGTCGATATCACCAGCCGCGATGCCGGCGCGCCACACCCGACGGAGCCGCAGGCGCAGGGAGAGGCGGCATGA
- the ptsP gene encoding phosphoenolpyruvate--protein phosphotransferase — protein sequence MSLVLSGISVTRGVAIGKAVILHHEQPEIGEHTIPRPLLQEEITRYRAAHRKARQQLRDIRKRIPADTPGDITAFMDAHLLMLDDGVLSEAPVKIMRARQCNAEWALKLQRDTLVRVFEEMDDPYLRTRRDDVDHVVNRILRNLQGRYDPGHDGRAGQLRGAVLIAGDVSPAETLLMHQQGIAAVVTEYGGPNSHTAILARSLGLPAVVGVHHLRRYLRSGEALVVDAENGMVLAGADAGELAYYRLRQREERRHVAELNKLRERPAVTRDGHVVALMANVELPEEASAAHRLGAAGVGLLRTEMLFLNRETLPEEDEQYEAYLRVVRAMKGAPVTIRTLDLGADKCLGKEPRTPAASNPALGLRAIRWCLKDPGMFSPQVRAILRVSAHGPVRMLVPMLSGAGEMLQVLRLIAEEKKALEREGVRFDPSLPVGGMIEVPAAALAADTLARHLDFFSIGTNDLIQYTLAVDRLDEEVNYLYDPLHPAILRLIQLTIRAGRRAGIPVAMCGEMAGDPDYTRLLLGLGLREFSMVPATLLEVKRVINESRLDTLERDVRRMMRSRSSARIPALIDDLNRRR from the coding sequence ATGAGTCTGGTATTGAGCGGCATCAGCGTCACCCGGGGCGTCGCCATCGGCAAGGCCGTGATCCTCCATCACGAACAGCCCGAGATCGGCGAGCACACGATACCCAGGCCGCTGCTGCAGGAAGAGATCACGCGTTACCGCGCGGCGCACAGGAAGGCCAGGCAGCAACTGCGCGACATCCGCAAGCGCATCCCCGCCGATACCCCCGGCGACATCACCGCCTTCATGGACGCCCACCTGCTCATGCTCGATGACGGCGTACTGAGCGAGGCCCCGGTCAAGATCATGCGCGCCCGGCAATGCAACGCCGAGTGGGCGCTGAAGCTGCAGCGGGACACCCTGGTGCGCGTGTTCGAGGAGATGGACGATCCTTATCTGCGCACCCGCAGGGACGATGTCGATCACGTGGTCAACCGCATCCTGCGCAATCTCCAGGGGCGGTATGACCCGGGCCACGACGGCCGCGCCGGCCAGCTGCGCGGCGCCGTCCTGATCGCCGGCGATGTCTCGCCGGCGGAGACCCTGCTGATGCATCAGCAGGGTATCGCCGCCGTGGTGACGGAGTACGGCGGTCCCAATTCCCATACCGCCATCCTGGCGCGCAGCCTGGGATTGCCCGCGGTGGTCGGGGTGCATCACCTGCGCCGCTATCTGCGCAGCGGCGAGGCGCTGGTGGTTGACGCCGAGAACGGCATGGTGCTCGCCGGCGCGGACGCGGGCGAGCTGGCCTATTATCGCCTGCGCCAGCGCGAGGAGCGGCGGCATGTCGCCGAGCTGAACAAGCTGCGCGAACGCCCGGCGGTGACCCGCGACGGCCACGTCGTCGCGTTGATGGCCAACGTGGAACTGCCCGAGGAGGCCAGCGCCGCCCATAGGCTCGGCGCCGCCGGGGTAGGCCTGCTGCGCACCGAGATGCTGTTTCTCAACCGGGAGACGCTGCCGGAAGAGGACGAGCAATACGAGGCCTATCTGCGCGTGGTGCGGGCGATGAAGGGCGCGCCGGTCACGATACGCACCCTGGACCTCGGCGCGGACAAGTGTCTCGGCAAGGAACCGCGGACGCCGGCGGCGAGCAATCCGGCGCTGGGTCTGCGCGCGATCCGCTGGTGCCTGAAGGATCCGGGCATGTTCTCGCCGCAGGTGCGCGCCATCCTGCGGGTTTCCGCCCATGGTCCGGTGCGCATGCTGGTGCCGATGCTCTCGGGCGCGGGCGAGATGCTGCAGGTGCTGCGGCTGATCGCGGAGGAGAAGAAGGCGCTGGAGCGGGAAGGCGTCCGCTTCGATCCGAGCCTGCCGGTCGGCGGCATGATCGAGGTGCCGGCCGCCGCGCTGGCGGCGGATACCCTGGCGCGACACCTCGATTTCTTTTCCATCGGGACGAACGACCTGATTCAGTACACCCTCGCGGTGGACCGCCTCGACGAGGAGGTGAATTATCTGTACGACCCGCTGCACCCGGCCATACTCAGACTGATACAGCTGACCATCCGCGCCGGCCGGCGCGCCGGGATCCCGGTGGCGATGTGCGGCGAGATGGCGGGGGACCCCGATTATACGCGCCTGCTGCTCGGTCTCGGACTGCGCGAATTCAGCATGGTTCCCGCCACCCTGCTCGAGGTCAAGCGGGTGATCAATGAGAGTCGGCTCGATACGCTCGAGCGCGATGTGCGCCGGATGATGCGCAGCCGGTCATCCGCCCGGATCCCGGCCCTGATCGACGATCTCAATCGCCGGCGGTGA
- a CDS encoding DUF4340 domain-containing protein — protein sequence MRISARSLLNLGLLGLAAALAALVYWEPGVDAPAEPPKLTALSPADVEHVVIHPQRGEEIRLDKEQGVWMMRAPVATYANEFRIEALLGITRADSHAQFDAGALDPAKFQLDPPASVLRLNDVELAFGGSEPLDNRRYVRNGATVHLIDDEYFYRLQMKFTAFVSNRLLPPSGTPVQIRLPEFGVSRSGADWTLTPAQEQPSADAFNEFVEAWRQAQAVEVDRYAGEASRGTITVSFEDAAPLEFLLLETEPELVLARADLGLRYHLTAEQARNLLSAPHPAAAADAE from the coding sequence ATGCGCATCAGCGCGCGCAGCCTGCTGAATCTGGGCCTGCTGGGGCTGGCAGCGGCGCTCGCGGCGCTGGTCTACTGGGAGCCCGGGGTCGATGCGCCGGCGGAACCGCCCAAACTCACCGCGCTGTCCCCCGCCGACGTCGAGCACGTGGTGATCCACCCGCAGCGCGGCGAGGAGATCCGTCTCGACAAGGAACAGGGCGTCTGGATGATGCGTGCGCCGGTTGCCACGTATGCCAACGAATTCCGCATCGAGGCCCTGCTCGGCATCACCCGGGCCGACAGTCATGCGCAGTTCGACGCCGGCGCGCTCGATCCGGCCAAGTTCCAGCTCGATCCCCCCGCGTCGGTGCTGCGCCTCAACGACGTCGAACTCGCGTTCGGGGGCAGCGAGCCGCTGGACAACCGCCGCTATGTGCGCAACGGCGCCACCGTGCATCTGATCGACGACGAGTACTTTTACCGCCTGCAGATGAAGTTCACGGCCTTCGTTTCGAACCGGCTGCTGCCGCCCTCCGGCACGCCGGTGCAGATCCGTCTGCCGGAGTTCGGCGTGTCCCGCTCCGGGGCGGACTGGACACTCACGCCCGCGCAGGAACAGCCGTCGGCGGATGCGTTCAATGAGTTCGTCGAGGCCTGGCGCCAGGCGCAGGCCGTGGAGGTCGACCGTTACGCGGGGGAAGCTTCGCGGGGGACGATCACCGTGTCCTTCGAAGATGCCGCGCCGCTCGAGTTTCTGCTGCTCGAAACCGAGCCGGAGCTGGTGCTGGCGCGTGCCGATCTCGGCTTGCGTTACCATCTGACGGCGGAACAGGCGCGGAATCTGCTGTCCGCGCCGCATCCCGCGGCCGCGGCAGATGCCGAGTGA
- a CDS encoding PTS fructose transporter subunit IIA — MSVGLCLISHNRIGEALLETAVSMLGGQPLPAAVIAVTPASDPAQVLERARAAVRELDQGDGVIVLTDMFGSTPSNIATALKRDNEHVTVIAGVNLPMLVRLMNYPRLGMVQLKDKALSGGREGIFSCGPEGEV, encoded by the coding sequence ATGAGCGTCGGCCTGTGCCTGATCTCGCACAATCGCATCGGCGAGGCGCTGCTCGAAACCGCGGTGTCGATGCTGGGCGGACAGCCACTGCCGGCGGCGGTGATCGCCGTGACGCCGGCGAGCGATCCGGCGCAGGTGCTCGAGCGCGCGCGCGCGGCGGTGCGTGAGCTGGATCAGGGCGACGGCGTCATCGTGCTGACGGACATGTTCGGCTCGACTCCCAGCAATATCGCCACCGCGCTCAAGCGCGACAACGAGCATGTGACCGTCATCGCCGGCGTCAACCTACCGATGCTGGTCCGCCTGATGAACTATCCCCGCCTCGGCATGGTGCAGCTGAAGGACAAGGCCCTGAGCGGCGGACGCGAGGGCATATTCAGCTGCGGTCCGGAGGGGGAGGTGTAA
- a CDS encoding Gldg family protein, translating to MQVTPHSRRMLRWQNLAFVLLLLVVTGLLGWLSTRYVYQADWTASGRNSLSSASIELLGRLSGKVAITAYARETPPLVRKHVTELVERYRRHKPDITLAFINPDLEPQQVRELNITTDGELVIQYQGRSEQLRDVTENGLTNALQRLARGGARRLAFLTGHGERSSVAAQSFDISAWARQLETKGFSTVEVNPAAGAGIPADATALVIASPQVDLLPGEAAPILDFIRGGGNLLWLTDPDHGVRGLEPLARELGVEFERGVVVDPNVSQVGQLLFGTDDPRVALVASYPAHEITRNFEMNTLFPLAGGVRSEGGGAWRAAPLLQTLSNTWLESGAVTGKIAYDEGTDQPGPVTIGLAFTRPSPSTQAAAGAETKDAVPEDGKVQRAVVVADGDFLSNGFLGLGGNQQLALNIANWLSSDDVLLDIPARTAPDLSLQLSRTGTAVIGFGFLLLLPALLFGSGLFIWLRRRRR from the coding sequence ATGCAAGTAACCCCGCACTCCCGTCGAATGCTGCGCTGGCAGAACCTGGCCTTCGTCCTGTTGCTGCTGGTGGTGACCGGGCTGCTCGGCTGGCTCAGCACGCGCTACGTCTACCAGGCCGACTGGACGGCGAGCGGCCGCAACAGCCTGTCGTCCGCCAGCATCGAGCTGCTCGGCAGGCTGTCGGGCAAAGTGGCCATCACCGCCTACGCGCGCGAGACCCCGCCGCTGGTGCGCAAGCACGTGACCGAACTGGTCGAGCGCTACCGGCGCCACAAGCCCGACATCACGCTCGCGTTCATCAATCCCGACCTCGAGCCGCAGCAGGTGCGCGAGCTCAATATCACCACCGACGGCGAGCTGGTCATCCAGTACCAGGGGCGCAGCGAGCAGTTGCGGGACGTGACCGAAAACGGGCTCACCAATGCCTTGCAGCGGCTGGCGCGTGGGGGCGCGCGACGTCTGGCGTTCCTGACCGGGCACGGCGAGCGCAGTTCCGTGGCCGCGCAAAGCTTCGACATCTCCGCCTGGGCGCGCCAGCTCGAGACCAAGGGATTCAGCACGGTCGAGGTCAATCCGGCCGCGGGCGCCGGGATCCCGGCAGACGCCACCGCGCTCGTGATCGCTTCGCCGCAGGTGGATCTGTTGCCGGGCGAGGCCGCGCCGATCCTGGATTTCATCCGGGGCGGCGGTAATCTGCTGTGGCTGACCGATCCGGATCACGGGGTGCGCGGGCTCGAACCGCTGGCGCGTGAACTGGGCGTCGAGTTCGAGCGGGGGGTGGTGGTCGATCCCAACGTCTCGCAGGTGGGGCAGCTGCTGTTCGGGACCGACGACCCGCGCGTTGCCCTGGTGGCGAGCTACCCCGCGCATGAGATCACGCGCAATTTCGAGATGAACACCCTGTTTCCGCTCGCGGGCGGCGTGCGCAGCGAAGGCGGCGGCGCGTGGCGCGCGGCGCCGCTGCTGCAGACGCTGTCCAACACCTGGCTCGAGAGCGGCGCGGTGACCGGCAAGATCGCCTACGACGAAGGCACCGATCAGCCCGGCCCGGTCACGATCGGTCTGGCGTTCACCCGTCCGTCGCCTTCCACGCAGGCGGCGGCGGGCGCGGAGACGAAGGACGCCGTGCCGGAGGACGGCAAGGTCCAGCGCGCGGTGGTCGTGGCGGACGGCGATTTCCTGTCCAATGGCTTCCTTGGCCTGGGCGGCAACCAGCAACTGGCGCTGAACATCGCCAACTGGCTGAGCAGCGACGATGTGTTGCTCGATATCCCGGCGCGGACCGCGCCCGATCTCTCGCTGCAGTTGTCCCGCACCGGGACGGCGGTGATCGGCTTCGGGTTCCTGCTGCTCCTGCCGGCCCTGCTGTTCGGCAGCGGCCTCTTCATCTGGCTGCGCCGGCGGCGGCGCTGA
- the rapZ gene encoding RNase adapter RapZ: protein MRLLVISGLSGSGKSIALQALEDLDYYCVDNLPLSLLPQFVDQIVATAEKRNIENVAVGIDARNLSRDLGRFGDILDEIRKPGLDCSVIFLGAADNVLIKRFSETRRKHPLTRVDVSLLEAIAVERELLAPIAASADLHIDTSNFNVHQLRGVIRERVAQHKSASLSILFMSFGYKYGIPTDADFVFDVRCLPNPHWDPTLRMRKGNDPEVIRFLGQQPAVVRMYDDIRAFLERWIPSFEAENRNYMSVAIGCTGGQHRSVYLAESLAAHFRQSRAGVMTRHRELR, encoded by the coding sequence ATGAGGTTGTTGGTCATCAGTGGCCTGTCCGGCTCCGGCAAGAGCATCGCGCTGCAGGCGCTGGAAGATCTTGACTACTATTGCGTGGACAACCTGCCGCTCAGCCTGCTGCCGCAGTTCGTCGACCAGATCGTGGCCACGGCGGAGAAGCGCAACATCGAGAACGTGGCGGTCGGCATCGACGCGCGCAACCTGTCGCGCGACCTCGGCCGCTTCGGCGACATTCTCGACGAGATCCGCAAGCCCGGCCTCGATTGCAGCGTGATCTTTCTCGGCGCCGCCGACAACGTGCTGATCAAGCGCTTCAGCGAGACCCGCCGCAAGCACCCGCTCACCCGTGTCGACGTCTCCCTGCTGGAGGCGATCGCGGTCGAACGCGAGCTGCTGGCGCCGATCGCCGCCAGCGCCGACCTCCATATCGATACCAGCAACTTCAACGTACACCAGCTGCGCGGCGTGATCCGCGAACGCGTCGCCCAGCACAAGTCCGCCTCGCTCTCGATCCTGTTCATGTCGTTCGGCTACAAGTACGGCATCCCCACCGACGCGGATTTTGTTTTCGACGTGCGCTGCCTGCCCAATCCGCACTGGGACCCGACGCTGCGCATGCGCAAGGGCAACGATCCGGAGGTGATCCGCTTCCTGGGCCAGCAGCCCGCGGTAGTGCGCATGTACGATGACATCCGTGCCTTTCTCGAGCGCTGGATCCCGAGCTTCGAGGCGGAGAACCGCAACTACATGTCGGTCGCGATCGGCTGCACCGGCGGCCAGCACCGCTCGGTGTATCTGGCGGAGAGCCTGGCGGCGCATTTCAGGCAGTCGCGCGCCGGCGTGATGACGCGGCACCGGGAGCTGCGATGA
- the mutM gene encoding bifunctional DNA-formamidopyrimidine glycosylase/DNA-(apurinic or apyrimidinic site) lyase, with the protein MPELPEVETTRRGIERHLRGRSVLALRVRDRRLRQPLPRRLERALPGQVIREVARRGKYLLLRTDTGTVLIHLGMSGSLRIVAPGLPAQKHDHVDILCSDEVCLRFRDPRRFGLMLWVDGDPERHRLLRGIGPEPFGAGFSGTYLHATARGRRTAVKPFIMDAGVVAGVGNIYANEALFRAGIHPLRPAGRISAARYEDLAAAIRAVLKEAIAQGGTTLRDYYHGTGEPGYFRIRLAVYGREGEPCVRCGEPVRCIRQGQRATYYCARCQH; encoded by the coding sequence ATGCCAGAGCTTCCCGAGGTCGAAACCACCCGCCGCGGCATCGAGCGCCATCTGCGCGGGCGAAGCGTGCTGGCGCTGCGCGTGCGCGACCGCCGTCTGCGCCAGCCGCTGCCGCGGCGCCTGGAGCGCGCCTTGCCCGGGCAGGTCATCCGGGAGGTGGCGCGGCGCGGCAAGTATCTGCTGCTGCGCACCGATACCGGTACGGTCCTGATCCATCTCGGCATGTCCGGCAGCCTGCGCATCGTGGCGCCGGGACTGCCGGCGCAGAAACATGATCACGTCGACATCCTGTGTTCGGATGAGGTGTGCCTGCGCTTTCGTGATCCGCGCCGATTCGGCCTGATGCTGTGGGTCGATGGAGACCCCGAGCGCCATCGACTGCTGCGCGGTATCGGCCCGGAACCGTTCGGCGCGGGATTCAGCGGGACCTATCTACACGCAACGGCGCGCGGGCGCCGCACCGCGGTGAAACCCTTCATCATGGATGCCGGCGTCGTGGCCGGCGTGGGCAACATCTATGCGAACGAGGCGCTGTTCCGCGCCGGTATCCATCCGCTGCGCCCGGCCGGCCGTATCTCCGCCGCGCGTTATGAGGATCTCGCGGCCGCCATCCGCGCGGTCCTGAAAGAGGCGATCGCCCAGGGCGGGACCACGCTGCGCGATTATTACCACGGCACGGGCGAGCCGGGCTATTTCCGGATCCGGCTTGCCGTTTACGGGCGCGAAGGGGAACCGTGCGTCCGTTGCGGAGAGCCCGTGCGCTGCATACGGCAGGGACAGCGCGCGACGTACTACTGCGCCCGCTGCCAGCATTGA
- a CDS encoding HPr family phosphocarrier protein, which produces MAARRTVTIVNRLGLHARAAAKLVTLASEFESDIHLVRGARQVNGKSIMGVMMLAAAQGTEIELVADGRDEAAALQKLEDLIRQRFGEEV; this is translated from the coding sequence ATGGCGGCGCGCAGAACGGTCACCATCGTCAACCGTCTCGGCCTGCACGCGCGCGCCGCGGCCAAGCTGGTCACGCTGGCCTCCGAGTTCGAGTCCGACATCCACCTGGTGCGCGGCGCGCGCCAGGTGAACGGCAAGAGCATCATGGGCGTGATGATGCTGGCGGCCGCCCAGGGCACCGAGATCGAACTCGTCGCGGACGGCCGCGACGAGGCGGCCGCCCTGCAGAAGCTGGAGGATCTCATCAGGCAGCGTTTCGGCGAGGAAGTGTAA
- a CDS encoding ABC transporter permease subunit: MIRTIAARELRSLFFSPLAWTMLAVVQVIVAYLFLAQVDFFLQIQPRLPQLPGAPGLTEIVVAPTFGNAALILLLVVPMLTMRLVSDELRNQTLSLLFSAPVSMSEIILGKYCGVLGYLLIQLLLIALLPCALLLGGSLDFGIFASGLLGLFLLLAGFAAVGLFMSTLTAQPVIAAISTFGVLLLLWIIDWSGAAGGKGASVFGYLSMLRHYESLLKGVFNSADVAYYLLLIALFVILSIRRLDSYRLQH; the protein is encoded by the coding sequence ATGATCCGGACGATCGCGGCGCGCGAGCTGCGCAGCCTGTTCTTTTCCCCGCTGGCATGGACCATGCTCGCGGTGGTGCAGGTCATCGTCGCCTATCTGTTCCTGGCGCAGGTGGACTTCTTCCTGCAGATCCAGCCGCGCCTGCCGCAGCTGCCGGGCGCGCCCGGGCTGACCGAGATCGTGGTTGCGCCGACCTTCGGCAACGCCGCGCTCATCCTGCTGCTGGTGGTGCCGATGCTGACCATGCGGCTGGTCAGCGATGAATTGCGCAACCAGACGCTCAGTCTGCTGTTTTCCGCCCCGGTCTCGATGAGCGAGATCATCCTCGGCAAGTATTGCGGCGTGCTCGGTTACCTGCTGATCCAGTTGCTGCTGATCGCGCTGCTGCCGTGCGCGCTGCTGCTCGGCGGTTCACTCGATTTCGGCATCTTCGCCTCCGGGCTGCTCGGTCTGTTCCTGCTGCTCGCCGGTTTCGCAGCCGTCGGCCTGTTCATGTCCACCCTGACCGCGCAGCCGGTGATCGCCGCGATCAGCACCTTCGGCGTGCTGCTGCTGTTGTGGATCATCGACTGGAGCGGCGCCGCCGGCGGCAAGGGCGCCAGCGTGTTCGGCTATCTGTCGATGCTGCGTCATTACGAATCCCTGCTGAAGGGGGTGTTCAACAGCGCCGACGTCGCCTATTACCTGCTGCTGATCGCCCTGTTCGTCATCCTGAGCATCCGGCGGCTGGATTCCTATCGCCTGCAACATTGA
- a CDS encoding hydantoinase/oxoprolinase family protein has product MNFLGIDTGGTFTDFVCLTDGILRIHKVLSTPQAPERAILQGIAELGLDGPALFIVHGSTVATNAVLEGKGVRTVFITNHGLRDLLTIGRQARRALYDLQPAPEPPPVARELCLETGGRLGARGEVVTPLTAADLAELRAAVDRLAPRAVAINLLFSFLDDRFEREVAAAMPAGVFVARSSAVLPEYKEYERGVTTWLNASVGPLVEDYLTGLTRALPAARVSVMQSSGDTIAAAQAGSQAVRMLLSGPAGGLAAVRRLGAGAGRHRLLSFDMGGTSTDVALIDGEPRLSGEGRVGGYPVAVPMVDMHTIGAGGGSIAFLDDGGLLRVGPASAGADPGPACYGRGGRAPTVTDANLVLGRLPVDGFLGGRMRLDRAAAAQALAGVAGPLGLGIEDAAVGIVRIANEHMAQALRVISVQRGIDPRGYTLASFGGAGGLHVCALAEALDIAHALVPVHAGVLSALGMLVAPRGRQLSRSMARPLRECSVTDIEHGLGELIARGRAELREERVAERDITVTRTLDLRYQGQSQSLNVAWEDPARCADAFHELHRQRYGHALEQPLELVNLRVGLRAPAPDPDLAPPPAPDRPAAPHARTDLYGGAAGVAVYARAALARGQRVEGPALITETVATTYLAPGWSCQRDDTGNLLLTRGTSVPLTAGD; this is encoded by the coding sequence ATGAATTTCCTTGGCATCGATACCGGGGGGACCTTCACCGACTTCGTCTGCCTGACGGACGGGATCCTGCGCATCCACAAGGTACTGTCGACGCCGCAGGCGCCGGAACGGGCCATCCTGCAGGGGATCGCCGAGCTCGGACTGGACGGCCCGGCGCTCTTCATCGTGCACGGCAGCACCGTAGCGACCAATGCCGTGCTCGAGGGCAAGGGCGTGCGCACGGTGTTCATCACCAATCACGGGCTGCGTGACCTGCTCACCATCGGCCGCCAGGCCCGGCGCGCGCTCTACGATCTGCAGCCCGCGCCGGAGCCGCCGCCGGTGGCGCGCGAACTGTGCCTGGAAACGGGCGGACGGCTGGGCGCGCGCGGCGAGGTCGTCACCCCGCTCACGGCGGCGGACCTGGCCGAACTGCGCGCGGCGGTGGATCGCCTGGCGCCGCGCGCGGTCGCCATCAATCTGCTGTTCTCCTTTCTCGATGATCGCTTCGAACGTGAGGTCGCCGCCGCCATGCCCGCGGGCGTGTTCGTCGCGCGCTCTTCTGCCGTCCTGCCGGAATATAAAGAATACGAACGCGGCGTGACGACCTGGCTCAACGCCAGTGTGGGACCGCTGGTGGAAGACTATCTGACCGGTCTCACGCGCGCCCTGCCGGCCGCGCGCGTCTCCGTCATGCAGAGCTCCGGCGACACCATCGCCGCGGCGCAGGCGGGCTCCCAGGCCGTGCGTATGCTCTTGTCCGGCCCGGCCGGCGGTCTTGCCGCCGTGCGCCGCCTCGGCGCCGGTGCCGGCCGGCACCGGCTGCTGAGCTTCGACATGGGCGGAACCTCCACCGATGTCGCGCTGATCGATGGCGAGCCGCGCCTGAGCGGCGAGGGGCGTGTCGGCGGCTACCCGGTCGCCGTGCCGATGGTGGACATGCACACCATCGGCGCCGGTGGCGGTTCCATCGCCTTTCTCGATGATGGCGGCCTGTTGCGCGTCGGCCCCGCCTCGGCCGGGGCCGACCCGGGACCGGCCTGTTACGGGCGCGGCGGCCGGGCGCCAACCGTCACCGACGCCAACCTGGTGCTCGGCCGCCTGCCCGTCGACGGTTTTCTCGGCGGCCGCATGCGGCTCGACCGCGCCGCGGCGGCGCAGGCGCTGGCAGGGGTTGCGGGACCGCTCGGGCTCGGCATCGAGGACGCCGCGGTCGGCATCGTGCGCATCGCCAATGAACACATGGCGCAGGCGCTGCGCGTGATCTCGGTACAGCGCGGCATCGACCCGCGCGGCTACACACTGGCCTCGTTCGGGGGCGCCGGCGGTCTGCATGTGTGCGCGCTGGCGGAGGCGCTCGACATCGCGCACGCCCTGGTGCCGGTGCATGCCGGCGTGTTGTCCGCGCTCGGCATGCTGGTGGCGCCCCGCGGGCGGCAATTGTCGCGCTCGATGGCGCGCCCGCTGCGGGAATGCTCCGTCACCGACATCGAGCATGGTCTCGGCGAACTGATCGCGCGCGGTCGCGCCGAACTGAGGGAGGAGCGGGTGGCGGAGCGGGACATCACCGTCACGCGCACGCTCGATCTGCGCTATCAGGGCCAGAGCCAGAGTCTGAACGTGGCCTGGGAGGATCCCGCGCGCTGCGCGGACGCCTTCCATGAGCTGCACCGGCAGCGTTACGGACACGCCCTCGAGCAGCCGCTCGAACTGGTCAATCTGCGCGTCGGCCTGCGCGCGCCGGCCCCGGATCCGGATCTCGCGCCGCCACCGGCCCCGGATCGGCCTGCCGCGCCCCATGCCCGCACGGACCTCTACGGCGGCGCAGCCGGCGTCGCGGTCTATGCGCGCGCGGCGCTCGCCCGCGGGCAGCGCGTGGAAGGACCGGCGCTGATCACCGAAACGGTCGCCACCACCTATCTCGCCCCCGGCTGGAGCTGCCAGCGCGACGACACCGGCAATCTGCTGCTGACGCGCGGTACCTCCGTCCCGCTCACCGCCGGCGATTGA